Proteins from one Sphingopyxis terrae subsp. terrae NBRC 15098 genomic window:
- a CDS encoding DUF1134 domain-containing protein produces the protein MRNALTNLAVAALASIGLMLAGPAAHAQMTSVDPNTAIDSDLNNPAPPPPPPPATTTSDPSLDSDLATGAEQYSVTSPDASTTTAAPATGTTAADGTTYKEDDLIGAAEGVFGKGAQGLAGLIEDILKKQGEPNAYIVGREAGGALGIGLRYGSGTLYHKIEGERPVYWTGPSIGFDAGANAGNTFVLVYNLFDSEDLYKRYPAGEGAAYLIGGFNASYLRRGDVVLIPIRVGVGARLGANIGYMKFRKKQSWVPF, from the coding sequence GGCTCTCGCCTCGATCGGGCTGATGCTCGCCGGGCCGGCGGCGCACGCACAGATGACATCGGTCGATCCCAATACGGCGATCGATTCTGACCTCAACAATCCGGCGCCCCCGCCGCCTCCCCCCCCCGCCACGACGACCAGCGACCCGTCGCTCGACAGCGACCTTGCGACCGGTGCCGAACAATATTCGGTCACCTCACCCGACGCGAGCACGACCACCGCTGCGCCTGCAACGGGAACGACGGCCGCCGATGGCACCACATACAAGGAAGACGATCTGATCGGCGCCGCCGAAGGCGTCTTCGGCAAGGGCGCGCAGGGCCTCGCCGGCCTCATCGAAGATATTCTGAAGAAGCAGGGCGAGCCCAACGCTTATATCGTCGGCCGCGAAGCTGGCGGCGCGCTTGGTATCGGGCTGCGCTACGGATCGGGCACACTGTACCACAAGATCGAGGGTGAACGCCCCGTCTACTGGACCGGTCCCTCGATCGGCTTCGACGCGGGCGCCAATGCCGGCAACACCTTCGTGCTGGTCTACAATCTGTTCGACAGCGAGGATCTCTACAAACGTTATCCGGCGGGCGAAGGCGCCGCCTATCTCATTGGCGGCTTCAATGCGAGCTATCTGCGGCGCGGCGACGTAGTCCTCATCCCGATCCGCGTCGGCGTCGGCGCGCGGCTCGGCGCCAATATCGGCTATATGAAATTCCGCAAAAAACAGAGCTGGGTGCCCTTCTGA
- the petA gene encoding ubiquinol-cytochrome c reductase iron-sulfur subunit encodes MASESNLNAGIEDGVRRRDFINIAAVSFAGVGAATVVLPLVNQMNPSADVLALSSTEIDISAIQSGQAIKTSWRKQPVFVRNLTPVEIAEAKKVPLSDLRDPQTLDERTKPGKENWLITLGVCTHLGCVPLGAAEGEPRGDYGGYFCPCHGSHYDTAARIRKGPAPKNLFVPPYEFNSDTVVTIG; translated from the coding sequence ATGGCCAGTGAATCCAATCTTAACGCCGGCATCGAGGATGGCGTGCGGCGCCGGGACTTCATCAATATCGCGGCGGTCAGCTTCGCGGGTGTTGGTGCGGCCACCGTCGTTTTGCCGCTGGTGAACCAGATGAATCCGTCGGCGGACGTGCTGGCGCTGTCGTCGACCGAAATCGACATTTCCGCGATCCAGTCGGGTCAGGCGATCAAGACGAGCTGGCGCAAGCAGCCGGTGTTCGTCCGCAACCTGACGCCCGTCGAAATCGCCGAGGCGAAGAAGGTGCCACTGAGCGATCTGCGCGATCCGCAGACGCTCGACGAGCGCACCAAGCCCGGCAAGGAAAACTGGCTGATCACGCTAGGCGTCTGCACCCACTTGGGCTGCGTGCCGCTCGGCGCCGCCGAGGGCGAGCCGCGCGGCGATTATGGTGGCTATTTCTGCCCGTGCCACGGTTCGCACTACGACACCGCGGCGCGTATCCGCAAAGGCCCGGCGCCGAAGAATCTGTTCGTGCCGCCTTATGAATTCAACAGCGACACCGTCGTGACGATCGGCTGA
- the lipB gene encoding lipoyl(octanoyl) transferase LipB, producing the protein MSALPPPEWTVSPGLVDYPAALVDMEARAAAIHAGTAGERIWLLEHPPLYTAGTSADPAELLDPRFPVYDAGRGGRYTYHGPGQRVGYVQLDLAQRGRDVRAYVHALEGWVIDALARLGVEARRAEGRIGIWTDDRDGREAKIGAIGVRVRRWVTLHGFSLNVAPDMTHFGGIVPCGIAEFPVTSLAELGRPADFAAVDAALADALPAFLDKLAASD; encoded by the coding sequence ATGTCCGCGCTCCCGCCTCCCGAATGGACCGTTTCGCCCGGCCTTGTCGATTATCCCGCCGCGCTTGTCGATATGGAGGCGCGCGCCGCCGCGATCCATGCAGGCACGGCGGGCGAGCGCATCTGGCTGCTCGAACATCCGCCGCTCTATACCGCCGGGACCAGCGCCGACCCCGCTGAGCTGCTCGACCCGCGCTTTCCGGTCTATGACGCGGGCCGCGGCGGGCGCTACACTTATCATGGCCCCGGCCAGCGCGTCGGCTATGTTCAGCTCGACCTCGCGCAGCGCGGGCGCGACGTGCGCGCCTATGTCCATGCGCTCGAAGGCTGGGTGATCGACGCGCTCGCGCGGCTCGGCGTCGAAGCGCGCCGCGCCGAGGGGCGGATCGGCATCTGGACCGATGACCGCGACGGCCGCGAGGCCAAGATCGGCGCGATCGGCGTCCGCGTCCGGCGCTGGGTGACGCTCCACGGCTTTTCGCTCAACGTCGCGCCCGACATGACGCATTTCGGCGGCATCGTACCATGCGGCATCGCCGAATTTCCGGTGACGAGCCTGGCGGAGCTTGGTCGCCCCGCTGATTTCGCCGCAGTCGACGCCGCGCTCGCCGACGCCCTTCCGGCCTTTCTCGACAAGCTCGCGGCCAGCGATTAG
- a CDS encoding tRNA (cytidine(34)-2'-O)-methyltransferase, translated as MQIALFQPDIAGNVGTILRTAACLGARAHIIEPCGFPFSDQALRRAGMDYAVRANVQRHADWAGFGDWNRAEGGRLVLMTTAGATALPDFVFQEGDVLLLGAESSGVPAHVHAAAAARVAIPMRPGFRSLNVAVAAGIALAEALRQTKGFAS; from the coding sequence ATGCAAATCGCCCTGTTTCAGCCCGACATCGCCGGTAACGTCGGCACCATCCTGCGAACCGCGGCCTGTCTCGGCGCGCGCGCGCACATCATCGAACCGTGCGGCTTTCCTTTTTCCGACCAGGCACTGCGCCGCGCCGGAATGGATTATGCCGTGCGCGCCAATGTGCAGCGGCACGCCGATTGGGCGGGCTTCGGCGACTGGAACCGGGCCGAAGGCGGGCGGCTGGTGCTGATGACCACCGCGGGCGCGACCGCCCTGCCCGATTTCGTGTTTCAAGAGGGCGACGTGCTGCTGCTCGGCGCGGAGTCGTCGGGCGTCCCCGCGCATGTCCATGCCGCCGCGGCGGCGCGGGTCGCGATTCCGATGCGGCCGGGCTTTCGGTCCTTGAATGTCGCGGTCGCGGCTGGCATCGCGCTGGCCGAGGCACTCCGGCAGACGAAAGGCTTTGCGTCATGA
- a CDS encoding adenine phosphoribosyltransferase, translating to MIAVPPRPDLDLSGLVRTIPDFPKPGIQFRDITTLIGDAAGFSESVRRLADRAARYRPDLIVAIEARGFLFGAAMATALGIGLVPVRKAGKLPGVTIGVDYELEYGTDRLELHEGAVTEGHRVVLVDDLLATGGTILATAELMRSVGADVAAALFVIDLPDLGGSQRLEAAGLACETLIAFDGD from the coding sequence ATGATCGCCGTTCCGCCGCGTCCCGACCTCGACCTTTCGGGGCTGGTGCGCACGATCCCCGATTTCCCGAAACCCGGGATCCAGTTTCGCGACATCACGACATTGATCGGCGACGCGGCGGGCTTTTCCGAAAGCGTCCGCCGCCTGGCAGACCGCGCGGCCCGCTATCGCCCCGACCTGATCGTGGCGATAGAGGCGCGCGGTTTTCTGTTCGGCGCGGCGATGGCGACCGCGCTCGGTATCGGGCTGGTGCCGGTGCGCAAAGCCGGCAAGCTGCCCGGCGTGACCATCGGCGTCGACTATGAACTGGAATATGGCACCGACCGGCTCGAGCTGCACGAAGGCGCCGTCACCGAGGGCCACCGCGTCGTGCTGGTCGATGATCTGCTCGCCACCGGCGGGACCATTCTCGCGACCGCCGAATTGATGCGCAGCGTCGGCGCCGACGTCGCCGCGGCGCTGTTCGTCATCGACCTTCCCGACCTTGGCGGCTCGCAGCGGCTCGAGGCCGCGGGCCTCGCATGCGAAACGCTGATCGCCTTCGACGGCGATTGA
- a CDS encoding cytochrome b, whose protein sequence is MSFPWAKNYEPQQPLMKWLDAKLPLPRLVYNAIGAGYPVPRNLNYFWNFGVLAGAALAIQIITGIVLAMHYAANAGVAFNSVEHIMRDVNAGWFLRYAHMNGASMFFIVVYLHIFRGLYYGSYKAPREMVWLLGVVIFLLMMATAFMGYVLPWGQMSFWGAQVITGFFSAIPAVGEPIRVWLLGGFAPDNAALNRFFSLHYLLPFVIAGVIILHIWALHIPGSSNPTGIEVKDEQDTVPFHPYYTAKDGFGLGVFLMIFVALTFFSPNLLGHPDNYIPANPLSTPAHIVPEWYFWPFYAILRAFTFNFLWIDAKLWGVIAMFAAIALLFFLPWLDSSPVKSSNYRPLNRIFFWILVVDVFILGYCGKSPAEQPYVILSQLCAAYYFAHFLIILPIISRIERPLPMPNSITEAVLAKNADASSAPATA, encoded by the coding sequence ATGAGCTTTCCCTGGGCCAAGAACTATGAACCCCAGCAGCCGCTGATGAAGTGGCTCGACGCGAAGCTGCCGCTGCCGCGTCTCGTTTATAATGCGATCGGGGCCGGCTATCCGGTGCCGCGCAACCTCAACTATTTCTGGAACTTCGGCGTCCTCGCCGGGGCCGCGCTCGCGATCCAGATCATCACCGGCATCGTGCTGGCGATGCATTATGCCGCCAATGCGGGCGTCGCGTTCAACTCGGTCGAGCATATCATGCGCGACGTGAACGCCGGCTGGTTCCTGCGCTACGCGCATATGAACGGCGCGAGCATGTTCTTCATCGTCGTCTATCTGCACATCTTCCGCGGCCTTTATTACGGTTCGTATAAGGCGCCGCGCGAAATGGTGTGGCTGCTCGGCGTCGTGATCTTCCTCCTGATGATGGCGACCGCCTTCATGGGCTATGTCCTTCCCTGGGGCCAGATGAGCTTCTGGGGCGCGCAGGTGATCACCGGCTTCTTCTCGGCGATACCCGCCGTGGGCGAACCGATCCGCGTCTGGCTGCTCGGCGGTTTTGCGCCGGACAACGCCGCGCTCAACCGCTTCTTCTCGCTCCACTATCTGCTGCCCTTCGTGATCGCGGGCGTCATCATCCTGCACATCTGGGCGCTGCATATCCCGGGCTCGTCGAACCCGACCGGTATCGAGGTGAAGGACGAACAGGACACCGTCCCCTTCCATCCCTATTACACCGCGAAGGACGGTTTCGGCCTCGGCGTGTTCCTGATGATCTTCGTGGCGCTGACCTTCTTCAGCCCGAACCTGCTCGGTCACCCGGACAATTATATCCCGGCGAATCCGCTTTCGACGCCGGCGCACATCGTTCCCGAATGGTATTTCTGGCCGTTCTACGCGATTCTGCGCGCCTTCACCTTCAACTTCCTGTGGATCGATGCGAAGCTGTGGGGCGTCATCGCGATGTTCGCGGCGATCGCGCTGCTCTTCTTCCTGCCGTGGCTCGACAGCTCGCCGGTGAAGTCGTCGAACTATCGTCCGCTCAACCGCATCTTCTTCTGGATCCTCGTCGTCGACGTGTTCATCCTGGGCTATTGCGGCAAGAGCCCGGCGGAGCAGCCCTATGTGATCCTCAGCCAGCTGTGCGCGGCCTATTATTTTGCGCACTTCCTGATCATCCTGCCGATCATCTCGCGGATCGAACGGCCGCTTCCGATGCCGAATTCGATCACCGAGGCGGTCCTCGCCAAGAATGCCGACGCGTCGTCGGCCCCGGCAACGGCCTGA
- the queC gene encoding 7-cyano-7-deazaguanine synthase QueC gives MQDLSGKTVIVLLSGGLDSMVCAGLAREAGARIVALTVDYNQRHRVELDSAARIATAVGAAEHIVLPLDLRRFGGSALTADIDVPKDGVCEDIPVTYVPARNLIFLSLTLGLAEARRSQDIFIGVNALDYSGYPDCRPEFIAGFQHLAQLATRDGDKGVDFVIHAPLQHMTKADIAAEAARLGMDAGMSWSCYDPTPEGLHCGLCDSCRLRRKGFADAGLADPTRYAVEA, from the coding sequence ATGCAGGATCTTTCCGGAAAAACGGTGATCGTCCTTCTGTCGGGCGGTCTGGACTCGATGGTTTGCGCAGGACTGGCGCGCGAGGCGGGGGCACGGATCGTTGCACTGACCGTCGATTACAACCAGCGGCACCGCGTCGAGCTGGACTCGGCGGCGCGGATTGCGACGGCGGTGGGCGCGGCCGAGCATATCGTGCTGCCGCTCGATCTGCGGCGCTTCGGCGGGTCGGCGCTGACCGCCGACATCGATGTGCCCAAGGACGGCGTGTGCGAGGATATTCCCGTCACCTATGTTCCCGCGCGCAACCTGATCTTCCTGTCGCTGACGCTCGGCCTCGCCGAAGCGCGGCGGTCGCAGGACATCTTCATCGGCGTCAACGCGCTCGACTATTCAGGCTATCCCGATTGCCGCCCCGAATTCATCGCGGGCTTCCAGCATCTCGCGCAGCTCGCGACGCGCGACGGCGACAAGGGGGTCGATTTTGTGATCCATGCGCCGCTGCAGCATATGACCAAGGCCGACATCGCGGCCGAGGCGGCGCGGCTCGGCATGGATGCGGGGATGAGCTGGTCCTGTTACGACCCGACGCCCGAGGGACTGCATTGCGGCCTGTGTGACAGCTGCCGCCTGCGCCGCAAGGGCTTCGCCGACGCCGGGCTCGCCGACCCGACGCGCTACGCAGTCGAGGCCTGA
- the hemF gene encoding oxygen-dependent coproporphyrinogen oxidase, whose protein sequence is MISLDPQQQAARDWFESLRDRICAAFEAIEAEAGSDARFTYTPWDREAEGIAAGEGGGGVRGVMTGQVFEKVGVNVSTVAGEFAPDFAQSINGAESDPRFFATGISLVAHMANPHVPAVHMNTRFLATTRRWFGGGADLNPPIPYAEDTDAFHARLRAACAPFGPDAYARYSKWAEDYFYIPHRGVHRGVGGIFYDHLECADDAGFDRNFEFTRAVGEAFLDIFPHIVRRRMDQPFTEAEREEQLVWRGRYAEFNLVYDRGTLFGLKTGGNIDAILMSLPPLAKWS, encoded by the coding sequence ATGATTTCGCTCGATCCCCAGCAACAGGCGGCGCGCGACTGGTTCGAGTCGCTGCGCGACCGGATCTGCGCCGCGTTCGAGGCGATCGAGGCCGAGGCGGGCAGCGACGCGCGCTTTACCTATACGCCGTGGGACCGCGAGGCCGAGGGTATTGCGGCGGGCGAAGGCGGCGGCGGCGTGCGCGGGGTGATGACCGGCCAGGTTTTCGAGAAAGTCGGGGTCAATGTTTCGACCGTCGCGGGCGAGTTCGCGCCCGATTTCGCCCAGTCGATCAACGGCGCCGAAAGCGACCCGCGCTTCTTCGCCACCGGCATCAGCCTCGTCGCGCATATGGCCAATCCGCATGTTCCGGCGGTGCATATGAACACCCGCTTTCTCGCGACGACTAGGCGCTGGTTCGGCGGCGGTGCCGACCTCAACCCGCCCATCCCCTATGCCGAGGACACCGACGCCTTTCATGCGCGGCTGCGCGCCGCCTGCGCGCCCTTCGGTCCCGATGCCTATGCCCGCTATTCGAAATGGGCGGAGGATTATTTCTATATCCCGCATCGCGGCGTCCATCGCGGCGTCGGAGGGATCTTCTACGATCATCTCGAATGCGCCGACGATGCAGGCTTCGACCGCAATTTCGAGTTCACCCGCGCCGTGGGCGAGGCCTTCCTCGACATCTTCCCTCATATCGTGCGGCGCCGGATGGACCAGCCCTTTACCGAAGCCGAGCGCGAGGAGCAACTGGTGTGGCGCGGTCGCTACGCCGAATTCAACCTCGTCTACGACCGCGGCACGCTGTTCGGGCTCAAGACCGGCGGCAATATCGACGCGATCCTGATGAGTCTGCCGCCGCTCGCCAAATGGAGCTGA
- a CDS encoding glycerophosphoryl diester phosphodiesterase membrane domain-containing protein, translating into MAKFDMGAAWDDAIQLLKAHRPLTGTIAAVFLFLPALAVAWFGPAPIEPPAEATIDQLTAAMRQNILQMLPYQIGVALFTMFGTVAIMRLWLSRSSTSVGEALGFAASMLLTIVAVQILTGLMLGVGFLLLVIPGLYLIGRLAFVAPLVADRAIRNPVEVIATSWQMTRGNGWRIFLFLFLVTLVVIIAASLVGGLVGMIGGAGSVGKMLGGLVEAGFGLVATMISIAISAAAYRQLATTQAGDIFA; encoded by the coding sequence ATGGCAAAATTCGATATGGGCGCGGCGTGGGACGATGCCATTCAGCTTCTGAAGGCGCACCGCCCGCTCACCGGCACCATCGCGGCGGTTTTCCTGTTCCTGCCGGCGCTTGCGGTGGCCTGGTTCGGCCCGGCGCCGATCGAGCCGCCCGCCGAAGCGACGATCGACCAGCTGACCGCAGCAATGCGGCAGAATATCCTTCAGATGCTGCCGTATCAGATCGGCGTTGCGCTGTTCACCATGTTCGGGACAGTGGCGATCATGCGGCTGTGGCTGTCGCGGTCGAGCACCAGCGTCGGCGAGGCGCTGGGCTTTGCCGCCTCGATGCTGCTCACCATCGTGGCGGTGCAGATATTGACCGGCCTGATGCTGGGCGTCGGCTTTCTGCTGCTCGTCATTCCGGGGCTTTATCTGATCGGGCGGCTCGCTTTCGTCGCGCCGCTGGTCGCCGACCGCGCGATCCGCAATCCGGTCGAGGTGATCGCGACGAGCTGGCAGATGACGCGCGGCAATGGCTGGCGCATTTTCCTCTTCCTGTTTCTCGTCACGCTGGTCGTCATCATCGCCGCCTCGCTGGTGGGCGGGCTCGTCGGCATGATCGGCGGCGCGGGCAGCGTCGGCAAGATGCTCGGCGGGTTGGTCGAAGCGGGCTTCGGGCTCGTCGCGACGATGATCTCGATCGCGATTTCGGCGGCCGCCTATCGGCAGCTGGCGACAACCCAGGCGGGAGATATTTTCGCCTGA
- the queE gene encoding 7-carboxy-7-deazaguanine synthase: MTYAVKEIFLTLQGEGAQAGRRAVFCRFAGCNLWTGREQDRARAICKFCDTDFVGTDGTLGGKYADAAALAERIGETWGAAQGDRYVVLTGGEPMLQVDDALIEALHGEGFTVAIESNGTLPVPRLIDWICISPKAGSELVQTSGDELKLVWPQPGSDVERLAELDFAHRLIQPLDDANAADNVRNCIDLVMRDPRWRLSLQTHKTLGLR; encoded by the coding sequence ATGACCTATGCGGTCAAGGAAATATTCCTGACGCTGCAGGGCGAGGGGGCGCAGGCCGGACGGCGCGCGGTCTTCTGCCGCTTTGCGGGTTGCAACCTGTGGACGGGGCGCGAGCAGGACCGCGCCAGGGCGATCTGCAAATTCTGCGACACCGATTTCGTCGGCACCGACGGGACGCTGGGCGGCAAATATGCCGATGCTGCGGCGCTGGCGGAGCGGATTGGCGAAACATGGGGGGCGGCGCAAGGGGACCGCTATGTCGTGCTCACCGGCGGCGAGCCGATGTTGCAGGTCGACGATGCGCTGATCGAGGCGCTGCATGGCGAGGGCTTCACCGTCGCGATCGAAAGCAACGGTACGCTGCCGGTGCCGCGGCTGATCGACTGGATCTGTATCAGTCCCAAGGCAGGCAGCGAACTGGTCCAGACGAGCGGCGACGAACTCAAGCTGGTGTGGCCGCAGCCGGGAAGCGATGTCGAACGGCTCGCAGAACTCGATTTTGCGCATCGGCTGATCCAGCCGCTCGACGATGCCAATGCCGCGGACAATGTCCGGAACTGTATCGATCTGGTGATGCGCGATCCGCGCTGGCGCCTGTCGCTCCAGACGCACAAGACGCTGGGGCTGCGCTGA
- a CDS encoding cytochrome c1 has protein sequence MVRPLGFLVGLGFILALLCAIFTTPLSNEPNAVHEFHKHPRHLALASDGMFPHWDKAQLQRGMQVYKEVCSACHSLNLVAFRDIAELGYTEGQVKSFAKSYDNIPSINPDTGEPATRTGLPSDHFPAPYANETAARAANNNALPPDLSLITKAREDGKNYVYSLITGFQNPPANLPKELQPATGLHYNPYFANLNLAMAPPLADGQVTFADGSPNDLKSMAKDVTAFLVWTAEPKLVKRVWTGWAVFLYLLIFTILAYLSYRNIWAGKEH, from the coding sequence ATGGTTCGTCCGCTCGGATTTCTCGTCGGCCTGGGTTTCATCCTGGCGCTGCTGTGCGCGATCTTCACCACGCCGCTCTCGAACGAGCCCAACGCGGTGCATGAATTCCACAAGCACCCGCGCCACCTCGCGCTCGCCAGCGACGGCATGTTCCCGCATTGGGACAAGGCCCAGCTGCAGCGCGGGATGCAGGTGTACAAGGAAGTATGCTCGGCCTGTCACAGCCTGAATCTCGTCGCGTTCCGCGACATCGCCGAACTCGGCTATACCGAGGGTCAGGTGAAGAGCTTTGCCAAAAGCTATGATAATATCCCGTCGATCAACCCCGACACGGGCGAGCCGGCGACCCGCACCGGCCTGCCGTCGGATCACTTCCCGGCGCCCTATGCGAACGAAACCGCGGCGCGCGCGGCGAACAACAATGCGCTGCCGCCCGATCTTTCGCTGATCACCAAGGCGCGCGAAGACGGCAAGAATTACGTCTATTCGCTGATCACCGGCTTCCAGAACCCGCCGGCGAACCTGCCGAAGGAACTGCAGCCGGCGACCGGCCTGCACTACAACCCCTATTTCGCGAACCTCAACCTCGCGATGGCACCGCCGCTGGCCGATGGTCAGGTGACCTTCGCGGACGGTTCGCCGAACGACCTCAAGAGCATGGCAAAGGACGTGACCGCCTTCCTTGTGTGGACGGCAGAACCCAAGCTGGTGAAGCGCGTGTGGACCGGCTGGGCCGTGTTCCTCTACCTTCTGATCTTCACCATCCTTGCCTATCTGTCGTACCGGAACATCTGGGCCGGCAAGGAACATTGA
- the hslO gene encoding Hsp33 family molecular chaperone HslO: MSETRETWFDEPLIFTIAERHVRGRFVRLGPVLNRIMAAHSYPPVMEKLLAEALVLTVLLGSTLKDDESQMTLQAQTGGGPVDLLVCDYRAGELRGYLKFDVERLAEVGPDPTLFGLFGEGFLAITFDQAVSGERWQGIVPLEGSSIADAAEHYFEQSEQIPSLVRLCARHDAELGCVAGGLLLQHLPDGEVGRDRIEARADHPEWDHARTIAATLKDEELTDAAASLETLAWRLFHEEEVRVEPGVAVSRGCRCNIDHYARVLAQFPEAERQEMADEEGIIQVDCAFCSRLFPVPLAEIATRH; the protein is encoded by the coding sequence GTGAGCGAGACGCGCGAAACCTGGTTCGACGAACCCCTGATCTTCACCATCGCCGAGCGGCATGTCCGCGGCCGCTTCGTGCGGCTGGGGCCGGTGCTCAACCGCATCATGGCGGCGCACAGCTATCCGCCGGTGATGGAAAAGCTGCTCGCCGAGGCGCTAGTGCTGACCGTGCTGCTCGGTTCGACGCTCAAGGACGATGAAAGCCAGATGACGCTGCAGGCGCAGACCGGCGGCGGTCCCGTCGATCTGCTCGTCTGCGATTATCGCGCTGGCGAGCTGCGTGGCTATCTGAAGTTCGATGTCGAACGACTGGCCGAGGTCGGCCCCGATCCGACGCTGTTCGGTCTGTTCGGCGAGGGTTTTCTGGCGATCACCTTCGATCAGGCGGTGAGCGGCGAGCGCTGGCAGGGGATCGTCCCGCTCGAAGGATCGTCGATCGCCGATGCCGCCGAACATTATTTCGAGCAGTCCGAGCAGATACCGAGCCTCGTCCGCCTTTGCGCGCGGCACGACGCTGAGCTCGGCTGTGTCGCCGGCGGGCTGCTGCTGCAGCATCTGCCTGACGGCGAGGTCGGGCGCGACCGGATCGAAGCGCGCGCCGATCATCCCGAATGGGACCATGCGCGCACGATTGCGGCGACGCTGAAGGACGAGGAACTGACCGACGCCGCGGCCTCGCTCGAGACGTTGGCGTGGCGGCTGTTCCACGAAGAGGAAGTGCGCGTCGAACCCGGCGTGGCGGTGTCGCGCGGCTGCCGCTGCAACATCGACCATTATGCGCGGGTGCTGGCACAGTTTCCCGAAGCCGAACGGCAGGAAATGGCCGACGAAGAGGGGATCATCCAGGTCGATTGCGCCTTTTGTTCGCGGTTGTTCCCCGTCCCGCTCGCCGAGATCGCGACCCGCCACTGA